The sequence ATGAGTTAATAGATTAAAATTGTTTGTTAAAAAATTATTAAACGCAGACCGTGATGTTAAACTTAATCTATAAAAATCAGGATTTTTAGAAATTAAACTTTAAAAATGAACTCTTAAAAATAAAAAAAATATTGTAAAAGGGATGTTTCATCCCATTTACAGGTTTTATACGTTTGCAAGTGGGTCTTCTTTTTCGCTGCTTGCTTTGAATGGAACAGGTAATCCCATTCCTTTCCTCTTGTCGATCTCCTTCATCGCTTTCTCTTTTTTCTGAGTTGCGAGTTTTGTGAGCATCTCAAGACCAAATTTACCTTCGTTAACAGGTTTGGTTTCTATGACTCCAGCTTCAACTGCAGCTTTGAATATTGTTTCTCCGCCTTCTGTCCTTGTGAAAACTGTGGACCAGCCGTCTGGGGAACCAACTGAACCTGTTGAAACGTCTGCAAGTTCTGCAACGTAGTCAAGACAGACTTTACATCCTGCCTGTTCGTATCCATGGGTTTCTTTGAGTGGGATTGTTAGGACGTCGTCCTGGGTTTCTACTATGAATTTACCCTTTCCTATGTCCATTTTCTCAACGAGTTCCATGCTAATTCCCATTTTCTCTGAAATGAAGGTTTCAAGAGATACGAATGGGAAGTTCTCCATACAGAATATACCTGTGAGGAGTGCTATCTTGTCTGCAAGGAACCTTACACCGAATGGGTAAGACTGCATTTTCCTTATACCCATAGTCTGACAAGGAATTGCAACGGTACCAACTTTTTCAAGACCGTACTGTCTTACTGCCTGTTTTAGCATTAAAACGTTTGGTGAAAATGTGTATTTGGTTCCTGCTGCAGCTATTATTTCATCTGCGCTCATTGCAACCATTGGTGCTGGTTTCCAGAATTCGTCGGTTGGTCCAGCAACAACTGCACCATCGATGAGTTTTTCTTCAAGGGCGTAGCAGAAGAGAGCAGATACTATTCCACCATCTTGTGAAACTTTTTGGATCTGTTTATCAGTTGACCTTGCGGTAACAACTTCTTTGTATGTTCCTAATACCATTTTCTCATCCTCCTATAACCCTAAATCCTTTTTAATCCTGTCAGCTGGCCACCAGCTTCTTGGGCACTGGACGTAGCATATACCACATTTAATACAGCGTGCACTGTTGACCTCTGGTCTTCCGTTGGTCATGCTGACTGCTCTGGTCTGACAAGCCATTGCACATGTTCCGCATCCGGTACATAATGCCTGGTTCACAACTTTGAGCTGTAAGTCGCATCCACATGCTTCTGTGTAACCTGCAAGGTCTATCATTGGCTGCAGGTAGTCCATGTCACCGTTTATAACAGCAACAACTGTTTTTGCAATTATCTCTGGGGATGGTGGGCATCCTGGTATTGCACAGTCAACTTTTATGAGATCAGCTATTGGTACAAAGGACTCGTGGTTTGGCTGGGCCTGCTGGCCTCCCCTGGAGTACCTTGTGAAACATCCAGTTGCAGCGCATGAACCAAATGCAACAACTAATCCTGCCTTTTCCCTTACTTCCATTAACTCATGGAGACTGTGTTCATCCTGCAGACAACATGATCCTTCAACAAGTGCAAGGTCCATTTCTGGCATTTCCCATAGGTCTACCAGTGTCTGTCCGTAGACTATCTCCACCATATCTGTTAGTAAATCTGCTAGTATATCGTAATTTTCAGTTAACGACATTCCATCTCCGGTACATCCTGAGAGGTGGATGTATCCGATTCTTGGTTTGGTTTTTTCTTCAGCCACTTTTTCAACCTCCTCTTTTGAAACAACTTCCTTAGGCTCTTCTGAAACTTCCTTAGGCTTTGCTCCCAATCCTAAAAATTCTTTTATGCGGGCCAACATAGGCTTAAACCCCTATTTCCCTCAAGATCATTTCTATGGCCTTAGGAATTCCATTTTCCACACTTTCTGTTAGACCCAATTCAACATCAGGCGCAGAGACATATTCAGGTTGACAACCTATGACCATGACTTCACATTGCTTGCTGAGGTCATGTAAAGGCTGGCTTACAGGCCATGAGTGTGCGTTTTCATAGGCACCTTCGGGTAATTCATCAACAGTGAATTTTTTTACTGTTCCTGGTTCAGCTCCGAACTGGGCAACGTCCACAACTATCATCTTCTTCCATTTTTCGTTTGGAAGTGAGAATATGAAATGTGTACCTCCAGTCCCTGCGTCTATTAGCATTGTGTTCTCTGGTAAACCGTGTTTCTCTTTGTATTCTTCTAAGGCCTTTATAACTGCTGGTCCAAATCCATCATCTTTAAAAAGGACGTTTCCACAACCAACAACCATTATCTCTGCATCGTATGGCATGTTATCCCTTAAATCCTGACCATTTCGTTCTTCAGAACGCTTTTATCCTCATCATCAATTACCATAACGTGGGTTGCACATGATAAACATGGGTCGTATGCCCTTATTACGTGTGGTCCGAATTCGTGATGGAAACCTTCAGTTGCTGGTCCCATTGTTGGGATGTTCCAGGTTGTTGGTACGAGTGCACTGTAGAATCCAATTTTACCGTCTGGATTAACTGTTGCCAGGTGGGTGTCGGTTCCTCTTGGTCCTTCTATGGAACCAATTCCAAGTTTGTTTGTTCCCCTGACATCGAAGTCAGCCCTTACAGGTGCGGAGGTGTCTAACTCAGCAAGTATGTCTATTGCTTTTGAAAGGTTTACTTTCATTTCCATAGCCCTTGCTACGTGCTGTGCAACAACTCCCTGACCTTTGAAACCGTCGAAGACTGCTGCTCTTGCCCTTGGACCTACCTCTATGTTGACTCCGTCGTAGAGTGGTATGGTTGAGCATGCTCTCTTACCGATTTCTGGGTCGTTGTACCAGCTTTCTGGCATTACTTCTGTGAACCTGTCCATGTCGAACTGGGTCCTGTCACCGTATGTCCTGTGTGTTGCAAAGACAGGCTGGTTGTGGACACCGAGACCTTCAGGTAATCCTTTATCTGCAACTAAACCAACTATGAGATCCACGTGTGCATCTACTTTTGGTTTAAGTGCTTTTAACCTTGCATAGAGCCTTTTTCTGGCTACTTCGCTTATGTTCTGAGCCATTCCACCGATCCTTACATCAGATGGGTGTATACCTTCACCAGCAACTGTGTCAACTACTGTCTGTACTGTTTTCCTTATTTCGGAAACAGATTCTACAGCTGTTTTGAAAAGTTCTGGTGGGACAAAATCGGCTGCTATGAGGAAGTGGTGAATAGCGTGACTATTAACGGTGTGTGCTGCTAATGTAAGCTCCCTTAATTGTCTACCTGCTTTTGGCACTTCAATATTCAAAGAGTCGTCTATAGCTTCTACTGAAGCTAAAGTGTGGGGTATCGGACAAACACCACATATTCTCTGTACCATTACGGGTGCAGTTTCTGGTACCTTACCGGTAACCATTTTTTCTAGCCCTCTTACTGGAGTTATACTAAGGTACTGACCTTTAGTTACAATTCCTTCATCATCGACTTCCATACGCAGTTCTGCGTGTCCTTCCTGCCGTGATGTAGGCGAGATCACAATAGTTTCGCTCAAATGTATCACCTCTTGTTTTTATATAATGAACATCAGTATTTCAATTGATTATATATGATATTATAAACTTTTCTTTGGAAGATAAAATGAAAACTATATATATAATGAGTAACTAAAGTATAAATTCCTTTATGGGAATAATGGGGTGCAGAGTTATAAATTCTTTATAAAAAACAGAAATTGTATTGAACTCCATAATGCATCAATTAAACCCAAGTTAAGGAATGTAACCTATTGTATTGATTAGTGATTATCTATTAAGGTATGCTGAGTAGATCAAAGAACCCAAAATACGATCTTGCTCCTAATATACCAAAGTTAAATAACAATTAGAATCAATATATTTGATGATGGATATCATGAGAGAAATCTAATTTCATATTGTTGAAATTTATAAAAAATTAAAATTTATAAAGTTAGAAGATTAAGTGGTAAAATGAAGAGGTGAGAAGATGATAAATAAAAAGATCATCCTATCCGTAATAATCGTGCTCCTAATAGGATTTGCAGCGGCCGGTTATCAAGTTACCACTAAAACTCCTGGATTATGGCAACCTACAACTTCTACTTCACAGAGCCAAAGTTCAACAGGAGATTCATCTCAGACCAGTGCTGGAACATCCAGTCAGGGAGATGTTCAATCTCAGAGTACAGGAACTTCAAGTGAAGGAAGCCAAACAGGAGGTAGTAATGTGAAGATATCATCATCCAAAGCCAAAGCAATAGCAGCAACTTATATAGAGCAAGACGGTGCGTCAGCAGGCACACCAGAATTGAAGACCATTGACGGCAAAAGTACCTACATCGTACCAGTCATGATGAATGGCAAACAAGTGGGTGAAATATACATAGATCCTGAGACAGGTGAGAACCTGGGAGGTGCAGGGGGTGCGCCATAATGGTAAAAATGGTTGAAACAGAAGCTGAATGCTGTAAAATAGTATCTGAAGATGTGGAAAATGCTGTGGTTCTTGAAGGATCACCAGGATTAGGCCTTATAGGCAACATAGTTGGATGGCTCCTTGTTGAAGAGCTTAACATGAAGCAGATAGGTCACATAAGTTCAAAATACTTTCCACCACTGGCAGTTCTTTACAAAGGAATTGCAATACATCCATTCAGGATATACAGTTCAGAGGGAATAGTTCTATTCCTGTCAGATTTCATAGTTCCACCAAACGTTACCTACGATATGGCGAATGTTATAGTTGAATGGATGAAAAAAAACAACAGTAAAGAACTTATAACATTCAACAGCATGGTTGTACCTCAGAAAAATAGTGGAGTTGCAGGTGCTGCAAATTCACAGGAAGCACTACAGAGATTAGGTGATATTGATCTACCAATCCTTCCATTTGGAAACCTTGGAGGTCTTTCAGGTACCCTACTCACAAAAACTGCCTCAAAAAACATTCCTGCATCATGCCTCTTTGCAGAGGTCTTGAATCAGTACCCTGATCCAAGGGCTGCAGCAGGTGTAGTGAATGTTTTAAATACTATGTTAGATATACAAGTGAATGCAGACCCACTCATAAAAGAAGCAGAGGAGATCGAAGCAAGACTCAAAGAACTTGCAAAACACGTTCAAGGAGAGCCAGAGACTCCAATATACATGTAATTACAGGGGCCCGTAGCCTAGTTGGATAGGGCGTCGGACTTCTAATCCGAAGGTCCCGGGTTCAAATCCCGGCGGGTCCGTTAATGTAAACTTCTTTTATACATTTTACATAAATCAAAACTTCAATAGGTAAAACTATCTAAAGTAGGGTCTAACCTTAAATAATATGAATAAAAATAGATAACCTGTAGGTTTACAATAATCTGCAAAAAAATATATTCAGGGCCCGTAGCCTAGTCTGGACAGGGCATCAGACTCCTAATCTGAAGGTCGAGGGTTCAAATCCCTCCGGGTCCGCTTATTTAATTTTTCAGTACGCTCTTTTTAATCATCTTTGATGTTGTTTATTTGATGTTGATGATCTCAACTACCCATTCTCCATATCCTTAAAATCTCAAAAGATGGAATGATCTGGGCGAAATTAAAAATTCATCTCATAAAAATTAGAATTTAATAAGGTGTATTAGTTTTTGGATTTCCACAAAAATTAAAGGTTGAATTAAATTTTCTATAAAAGAAAAATAGATATCTCAATCCACATCATTTTTGTTGAGTAACTGTGTCATGAGGGAAACCAAAACCATTCCACCAATGATAACCGCTGCAATTAAAGTAGCACTTTCCATATTATAACACCTTCTTATTGTATAATTTCGATCTATAAAAATGTACTAATTCATTCTTTATATATTTTCGTCATGGTGATGATTATTATTGAATTAACCTAATTCCCTTAAAAATCGAAAAGGATATATTAATAGAAGTATAACCTAAAATGGGACTATTTTAATTGAATAATAAATTATTGGTTTCGTTAATCTTTAAGAAAAATAAGTTGATGTTAGGAATGGAGAAATTTTAATGAGGAAGTTGATTTACCTTGCAGTGGTGGTGATAGTTCTACTTTTAAGTTCAATTCCTGTGAGTATGTACCTGTCCCAGGATCCACTGAAGGAATTCAGCGGCCCAAGTTACATTCCCCATGGTTACCAGGTGGGTGGTAACAACACAACCAAAAATTCAACGTTCGTACTTTATCAGAACGGAACTGATATAAACCTCTTCGTTGTTGGGGCAACAGAAGATCCTGATAAGAAGTTCTTTAAAAGTATAAAATCTTCATTCAGTAACAACACAACACAGAGCGCTAACCTCATTCTTGTAAAGGAAACCCTGATCGTTGATGGTCATCCTGTAGAACTCCACAGAGAGGAGATAAATGTTAATGGGACTTTAATAGACTTCTTTGAAACCAAATGGTACTGTGATAAGTCAAAGCTGACCATCACAGCAACTGGAATTGTCCCTGCCCTTGAAATGGAAGAAATGAGGAAGATGTTGAAATCAATAAAATGTCATGAAGACTCCTTTTTTTAAAAAATTAAATTGATTCTCCATAATATCTGTTACAAGCAAGATCTGGAAGGTTTCAGTCCATATAAAATGAAAACTTCAACCCATACAATTTTTACAATAAAATAAGAAAACCGACAAAAAAAGAGATAAAAAACTCAAATAGTAGGATAATAAGATTAAAACCTTCAATTGAGTTTTTTAATTCTGATATCTCAGAAGTAGCTGTCCAGTGTGTCCTGTTCGAACATTATCTCCCCGTACTTTCCACCACCACCTGATTCTATGTGGAGGGTGTTGGTTCTAAAGGCTTTTATAACCTTTGAAAGCTTTGGATCCACAGCTTCAATTTCCTCAAGGGGCGTTTGTATGAGGACGTTTATTTCATTTCCAAACTTGTAAACCAGTTCTTTCCATATCTTCTGCACGAAGACCGTTGTGACACCTTTACAGTAGGTTGAACTTATTATCTCTGCAAGGGGAAGTATATGGATATATGGAGGTCTCTCTGGAGGATGATGGGGTTCATCCCACTTGGAAAGTTCGTATATTCT is a genomic window of Methanobacterium congolense containing:
- the frhB gene encoding coenzyme F420 hydrogenase subunit beta, which translates into the protein MVLGTYKEVVTARSTDKQIQKVSQDGGIVSALFCYALEEKLIDGAVVAGPTDEFWKPAPMVAMSADEIIAAAGTKYTFSPNVLMLKQAVRQYGLEKVGTVAIPCQTMGIRKMQSYPFGVRFLADKIALLTGIFCMENFPFVSLETFISEKMGISMELVEKMDIGKGKFIVETQDDVLTIPLKETHGYEQAGCKVCLDYVAELADVSTGSVGSPDGWSTVFTRTEGGETIFKAAVEAGVIETKPVNEGKFGLEMLTKLATQKKEKAMKEIDKRKGMGLPVPFKASSEKEDPLANV
- the frhG gene encoding coenzyme F420 hydrogenase subunit gamma; this translates as MLARIKEFLGLGAKPKEVSEEPKEVVSKEEVEKVAEEKTKPRIGYIHLSGCTGDGMSLTENYDILADLLTDMVEIVYGQTLVDLWEMPEMDLALVEGSCCLQDEHSLHELMEVREKAGLVVAFGSCAATGCFTRYSRGGQQAQPNHESFVPIADLIKVDCAIPGCPPSPEIIAKTVVAVINGDMDYLQPMIDLAGYTEACGCDLQLKVVNQALCTGCGTCAMACQTRAVSMTNGRPEVNSARCIKCGICYVQCPRSWWPADRIKKDLGL
- the frhD gene encoding coenzyme F420-reducing hydrogenase, FrhD protein yields the protein MPYDAEIMVVGCGNVLFKDDGFGPAVIKALEEYKEKHGLPENTMLIDAGTGGTHFIFSLPNEKWKKMIVVDVAQFGAEPGTVKKFTVDELPEGAYENAHSWPVSQPLHDLSKQCEVMVIGCQPEYVSAPDVELGLTESVENGIPKAIEMILREIGV
- the frhA gene encoding coenzyme F420 hydrogenase subunit alpha; protein product: MSETIVISPTSRQEGHAELRMEVDDEGIVTKGQYLSITPVRGLEKMVTGKVPETAPVMVQRICGVCPIPHTLASVEAIDDSLNIEVPKAGRQLRELTLAAHTVNSHAIHHFLIAADFVPPELFKTAVESVSEIRKTVQTVVDTVAGEGIHPSDVRIGGMAQNISEVARKRLYARLKALKPKVDAHVDLIVGLVADKGLPEGLGVHNQPVFATHRTYGDRTQFDMDRFTEVMPESWYNDPEIGKRACSTIPLYDGVNIEVGPRARAAVFDGFKGQGVVAQHVARAMEMKVNLSKAIDILAELDTSAPVRADFDVRGTNKLGIGSIEGPRGTDTHLATVNPDGKIGFYSALVPTTWNIPTMGPATEGFHHEFGPHVIRAYDPCLSCATHVMVIDDEDKSVLKNEMVRI
- a CDS encoding PepSY domain-containing protein, which encodes MINKKIILSVIIVLLIGFAAAGYQVTTKTPGLWQPTTSTSQSQSSTGDSSQTSAGTSSQGDVQSQSTGTSSEGSQTGGSNVKISSSKAKAIAATYIEQDGASAGTPELKTIDGKSTYIVPVMMNGKQVGEIYIDPETGENLGGAGGAP
- a CDS encoding proteasome assembly chaperone family protein, which gives rise to MVKMVETEAECCKIVSEDVENAVVLEGSPGLGLIGNIVGWLLVEELNMKQIGHISSKYFPPLAVLYKGIAIHPFRIYSSEGIVLFLSDFIVPPNVTYDMANVIVEWMKKNNSKELITFNSMVVPQKNSGVAGAANSQEALQRLGDIDLPILPFGNLGGLSGTLLTKTASKNIPASCLFAEVLNQYPDPRAAAGVVNVLNTMLDIQVNADPLIKEAEEIEARLKELAKHVQGEPETPIYM